The Thermococcus sp. genome window below encodes:
- a CDS encoding DUF4855 domain-containing protein, with product MNSYYKGWIDGVLSVDNSDLTGFYWSYESCLQTTSYDGAHVTKEFIQYMSNYIHSNGLELVWIPTIGDRTMEQVKTFCAIPTLAKYFNHVFVQPHYYQTTKLSDGSDYTFQELVRRVGWMASKGLSIEMEADNSIIGEKSNCAYCKSTQGTWEDDHFKEKVGCDESPTPETEEECINRACDYYRAITEVNPSAFSTRAYYFGTDLRVVDKVRSKCPDW from the coding sequence GTGAACTCATACTACAAGGGCTGGATTGACGGTGTTCTAAGCGTTGACAACAGTGACCTCACTGGATTTTACTGGAGTTATGAGAGTTGCCTTCAGACTACCTCCTACGATGGAGCCCACGTTACGAAGGAGTTCATCCAGTACATGAGCAACTACATTCACAGCAATGGGTTAGAATTGGTTTGGATTCCCACCATTGGAGACAGGACTATGGAGCAGGTAAAGACTTTTTGTGCTATTCCCACTCTTGCAAAGTATTTTAATCACGTGTTTGTTCAGCCCCACTATTACCAGACCACTAAACTGAGTGATGGCAGTGATTACACATTCCAAGAACTTGTGCGTCGTGTAGGATGGATGGCCAGCAAAGGCCTCTCAATCGAAATGGAGGCCGATAACAGTATAATTGGTGAAAAAAGTAACTGTGCATACTGCAAAAGCACTCAAGGAACCTGGGAAGACGATCATTTCAAAGAAAAAGTCGGATGCGATGAGAGCCCGACCCCAGAAACAGAAGAAGAGTGCATTAACCGCGCATGCGATTATTACAGAGCAATTACAGAGGTAAACCCGAGTGCATTCTCAACGAGGGCCTACTACTTCGGCACAGACCTAAGAGTCGTTGATAAGGTGAGATCAAAATGTCCAGACTGGTAA